A single window of Acinetobacter wuhouensis DNA harbors:
- a CDS encoding DUF2147 domain-containing protein codes for MNFKSLSTAFTFALFSSSAFSYTFDPLIGTWKVIDHRTDAYISDIVIRKNSKTQQYSAVITQLHGASKNLKTCQKCTGSLKNQPVIGMEVLQGLSTNTNNSHFSHGLWTNPDNGYQYKISGQLNHSKTQLQMTGRTTQNHTTSMLWIKLQDVH; via the coding sequence ATGAATTTTAAATCCTTATCTACAGCATTCACATTTGCCTTATTCAGTAGCTCTGCTTTTTCTTATACTTTCGATCCACTGATTGGAACATGGAAAGTCATTGATCATCGCACAGACGCATATATTTCCGACATTGTGATTCGCAAAAACTCCAAAACGCAACAGTACAGTGCCGTGATTACTCAATTGCATGGTGCTTCAAAAAATTTAAAAACCTGTCAAAAATGTACTGGAAGCCTTAAAAACCAACCTGTTATCGGTATGGAGGTATTACAAGGGCTTAGTACCAATACAAACAACAGTCACTTTAGCCATGGTCTGTGGACAAATCCTGACAATGGTTACCAATATAAAATCAGTGGTCAGTTGAATCACTCAAAGACACAACTGCAAATGACAGGTCGCACCACGCAAAACCATACGACTTCTATGCTTTGGATCAAGTTACAGGATGTTCACTAA
- a CDS encoding M17 family peptidase N-terminal domain-containing protein — protein sequence MLNTKQFHIGQYKKLNLNIVTWDGVTAEVDLSCGCLFDHEVDHAPIQGGLEDLNQTLNDKLLQIRQQKLFQAVRYETILFDQPQPNIQSEKVLLIGMGSPEDWSTADTAKAVQIAFRTAQQLGLESVAFAPSILDTGIQIKADLSSVLVQALLDVYDAHLQLEQLGLVKPCTVQNWYFDAGDHQFEEKANNYIQIFKQLTTQ from the coding sequence ATGCTAAATACAAAACAGTTTCACATTGGTCAATACAAAAAATTAAATCTCAATATTGTCACTTGGGATGGTGTAACAGCAGAGGTGGATTTATCCTGCGGTTGTCTATTTGATCATGAAGTTGATCATGCGCCTATACAAGGTGGGCTTGAAGACTTAAACCAAACTTTAAATGACAAGCTTCTGCAAATTCGTCAGCAAAAACTATTTCAAGCCGTACGTTATGAAACCATACTCTTTGATCAGCCACAGCCGAATATTCAGTCTGAAAAAGTCTTGTTAATTGGTATGGGAAGTCCAGAAGATTGGAGCACAGCCGATACCGCAAAAGCAGTACAGATTGCATTTAGAACCGCACAACAATTGGGTTTGGAAAGTGTAGCTTTCGCACCGAGTATTTTAGATACAGGCATACAGATCAAAGCAGATTTGAGCTCTGTTTTAGTTCAGGCTTTGCTTGATGTTTATGATGCACATCTTCAATTGGAACAGTTGGGCTTAGTGAAGCCTTGCACTGTGCAAAATTGGTATTTTGATGCAGGTGATCATCAATTTGAAGAAAAGGCAAATAACTATATTCAAATATTTAAACAACTCACAACACAATAA
- the pta gene encoding phosphate acetyltransferase — MKTILLVPTGEGVGLTSACLGLVYALECQGVKAGFVKPFSQELNTDPDRTTALYRHISKLDTVEPISYAKLTQQLNNGETDELLEEAVSLQRQVAKSHNIIIVEGLVPTARDSFASDLNASLAQALDAKVIFVSNADITKPEQTAEKVEAQLRNFGGASSSRNAGVLFMRTRGLPADSAQIPVTIDPNLRLISDTNNFKNEIHKTHAHIGSTEFPIIGLVPFSDTLSVPRISDLAQQIKATWINEGKAKTRRVLHSSLIAANIEHELHKFTAGELIISASDRIDVLLASSLATSNGIPLAGLVLTEHHEPNSLVLDFCQSAIKNGLPILHTPLSTFETAQQLANLSNEIPVDDTDRADQVTRFVSSHINQEWLIQMLNGDYKPRLSPSAFRHELVQKSIAAKKRIVLPEGDEPRTIQAAAICQSRGIAQCVLLAKPEAVLEVAKARNIELPFDLEIIDPDLIRENYVTKMVELRKGKINELQAREQLQDTVVLGTMMLALDQVDGLVSGAVHTTANTVRPAFQLIKTAPDYSLVSSVFFMLLPDEVYVYGDCAINPDPDAEQLAEIAIQSADSAKAFGIDPRIAMISYSTGTSGAGAEVEKVAKATEIAKQRRPDLLIDGPLQYDAASVESVGRSKAPDSKVAGRANVFIFPDLNTGNTTYKAVQRSANVVSVGPMLQGLNKPVNDLSRGALVDDIVFTIALTAIQSAQQEA, encoded by the coding sequence ATGAAAACGATTTTATTGGTTCCAACTGGAGAAGGCGTAGGTCTAACCTCTGCTTGTTTAGGTTTAGTATATGCTTTGGAATGCCAAGGTGTTAAAGCAGGTTTTGTAAAACCATTTTCACAAGAATTAAATACCGATCCAGATCGTACCACGGCACTGTATCGCCATATTTCAAAATTGGATACAGTTGAGCCTATTTCTTATGCGAAGCTGACTCAGCAATTAAACAATGGTGAAACTGATGAATTGCTTGAAGAAGCTGTCAGCCTACAACGCCAAGTCGCGAAGTCACACAATATTATTATTGTTGAAGGTTTAGTACCTACTGCACGTGATTCTTTTGCGAGTGATTTAAACGCATCATTGGCTCAAGCTTTAGATGCCAAAGTTATTTTTGTTAGCAATGCAGATATTACTAAACCAGAACAAACAGCTGAAAAAGTTGAAGCGCAACTACGCAACTTTGGTGGTGCATCATCTTCGCGTAATGCAGGTGTTTTATTCATGCGTACGCGTGGCTTACCTGCGGATTCTGCACAGATTCCTGTCACCATTGATCCGAATTTACGTTTAATTTCAGATACCAATAATTTCAAAAATGAAATTCATAAAACCCATGCCCACATTGGCTCAACTGAGTTTCCAATCATTGGTTTAGTACCATTTAGCGATACTTTGAGTGTGCCACGTATTTCTGACCTTGCACAACAGATCAAAGCCACTTGGATCAATGAAGGTAAAGCAAAAACACGTCGTGTCTTACACAGCAGTTTGATTGCCGCAAATATTGAACATGAGTTACATAAATTCACGGCAGGCGAGCTGATTATCAGCGCATCTGACCGTATTGATGTATTACTGGCAAGTAGCCTTGCAACTAGCAATGGTATTCCACTAGCTGGTCTTGTTTTGACTGAGCACCATGAACCAAATTCATTGGTACTAGATTTCTGTCAGTCTGCAATTAAAAATGGTTTACCAATTTTACATACACCATTAAGCACTTTTGAAACTGCACAACAATTGGCGAATTTAAGCAATGAAATCCCAGTCGATGATACCGATCGTGCGGATCAAGTGACGCGTTTTGTTTCAAGTCATATCAATCAAGAATGGCTGATTCAAATGCTCAATGGTGATTACAAACCACGTTTATCACCTTCTGCATTCCGTCATGAATTGGTACAAAAATCAATTGCAGCGAAAAAACGTATTGTACTTCCTGAAGGTGATGAACCACGTACCATCCAAGCAGCTGCGATTTGTCAATCTCGTGGAATTGCACAATGTGTTTTATTGGCAAAACCAGAAGCGGTTCTTGAAGTTGCTAAAGCACGTAATATCGAATTGCCATTTGACTTAGAAATCATTGATCCTGATCTGATTCGTGAAAACTATGTGACCAAAATGGTTGAATTACGTAAAGGCAAAATCAATGAGTTGCAAGCACGTGAACAACTACAAGACACGGTTGTACTCGGTACGATGATGTTGGCACTCGATCAAGTCGATGGCTTAGTTTCTGGTGCTGTCCATACGACGGCGAATACTGTACGCCCAGCGTTCCAATTGATTAAAACCGCACCTGATTATTCACTGGTATCTTCTGTATTCTTCATGCTATTGCCTGATGAAGTATATGTATACGGTGACTGTGCGATTAACCCTGATCCAGATGCAGAACAATTGGCTGAAATTGCAATTCAATCAGCAGATTCTGCAAAAGCGTTTGGTATCGACCCACGCATTGCCATGATTTCTTATTCAACAGGAACATCAGGCGCAGGTGCAGAAGTTGAGAAAGTCGCGAAAGCCACTGAGATTGCGAAACAACGTCGCCCTGATTTATTGATCGATGGTCCATTACAGTACGATGCTGCTTCAGTAGAAAGTGTTGGTCGTTCTAAAGCACCTGATTCTAAAGTTGCGGGTCGTGCCAATGTATTTATCTTCCCTGATTTAAATACAGGAAACACCACTTATAAAGCGGTACAACGTTCTGCCAATGTCGTGAGTGTAGGACCAATGTTGCAAGGCTTGAATAAACCAGTCAATGACTTGTCTCGTGGTGCTTTGGTGGATGATATTGTATTCACCATCGCCTTAACTGCGATTCAATCTGCACAACAAGAAGCTTAA